CGCGCCGCATATCCTGACCGGCGTGCGCATCGCGCTGGGCTTTTCCTGGGTGCTGACGCTGTCGGCCGAGATGATCGCCGCCAAGTCGGGTATCGGCAAGCTGGTGTTCCAGTATGGCGAGAATGGATCCTATGCCTACATGTTCGCCGGGATACTGGCCATCGTGATCCTGGCGTATGCCATGGACAGGCTGATGGTGTTGCTGACCGGGCGCCTGTTGCGGTGGCATGAATCCTCGCATGCTCGGGAGGCCGCATGATGGCCGGCTCGAAGCGTTCCGCGATGGCCGAGGGCGTCGACGCCGGCGCCTCCGCGCGCCTGTTCCGCCGCGCATGTGGGGTGCTGCGCCGCCTGTGCCGGGGGCTGCTCGGGCTCTATCCTTTCGCGCTGGTCATCGCGGCCTGGTTCGCGATGACGGAGTGGGGAGGGGCGCGTCCCATGTTCCTGCCATCGCCCATGGCGGTGGTGCGCCAGTTCCTGGCCTTGCTGTCCTCCCAGGATGTCGTGCAGCCGGTGCTGCTGAGCCTGTATCGCGCCTTCCTGGGACTGCTGCTGGCGGTTGCCGCCGGCATCGCCCTGGGGGTGGGCATGGCGCGCATCCGCTGGGTCCGGCATGTGCTGGACCCATTGGTGGCGGTGGCCTTTCCGGCGCCGAAGATAGCGTTCATGCCTATCTTCATCCTTTGGTTCGGCATAGACAGCCTGTCCAAGGTGCTGCTGGTGGCGTTCACCTGCATCTTTCCCATGATCATCGCCGCGTACGAAGGCGCGATTTCCGTGCCGCCGGTCATGCTGTGGTCGGCCCAGGCCATGGGCACCACGCCGCGCCGTGTGCTGTGGCGCATCGTCCTGCCCGCGGCCGTGCCTGCGATCTTCAGCGGGATACGCGTTACCGTGCCGGTAGCCCTGATCACGGCCTATACGGCGGAAATGGTAGCCGGCGGTGGCGGACTGGGCGCGGTGTTGATGTATGCGCAGCGTTTCTTCGAAACGCCCACGGTGTTCGTCTGCATCGTATTGATGCTGCTGTCCGGGGTCGTGCTGGACAGGTTGCTGGTGGCGCTGCGAGGGCGATTCATCCCCTGGCAGGACGAACACGATGGCTGAGTCGCCGCCGGACGGCCGCATGCGCGGGCGTCGTTCCCGGCCGACACGCCGGCCCGATGCCCCGGCTCGATGTTCTAGCGGATAAGCGCGGCTTCGATCGCGGCGACGCATTCCAGGACGTGCCTGTCCACCATGCGCTGGCGCATCTCCGTCATACGGCTGCTGATGGACGCGACGAAAACCGCCGCGCTGGGGACGCCGCCGCGGTTGCGCACCACCCGGCCCAGCGCCACGATGTCCAGCGCGGCGCTGCCCTCGTCCAGCGCGTAGCCGCGGCGGCGGGTCTGCATGATCCGATCGCGCAAGACAGCTTCCGTCAGGCAGTAGCGGCCCAGTTGCGGGGCGATGGCCCCGATGGCGACGTCGGCATCGTTATCGTTCATCGCGGCCAGGATCGCCAGGCCGGCGGCGCCTATGCCCAAGGGGTGCCTGTCACCCACGTTGCGGGCCAGGGTCTGGATCTCGAAGTTGCCGGCAATCCGCCGCAGGCAGACGATTTCGAGTCCGCTGCGTCCGCTCAGGAAAGCCATGTCGCCAGTCGTGCGGGCCAGTTGCCGCAAGGCGGGCTCGGCGGCTTCTTCCACATTGGTTTCCGGCAGGGCGCCCAGGCCCAGTTCGTGCAGCAGCGGTCCCAGCCGGTAGCCGCGCCGGCCCGGATCGCGCGCCAGCATGCGTTCCTGCACCAGCCGTTGCAGCAGCCGATGCGCCGTGGACTTGTCCAGCGAGGCCATTTCGGCGATATCGATCAGGCGCAGGTTGTGCGATTTGCTCGATGCGACCAGCCGGATCAACTGGATGGCCCGGCCTACCGTTTGCGACGTCGATGTGGCGACTGCCACGATACACCTCCCGCTTCGATGCGGCGCACACGCCATGCCGGATGCGACGTGTCACGCTTCGCGCAGCAGCTTCAACGCCGTACCGCAGCACACGCACTGGCGCTCCAAGGGCGTCATGCGAGGCACCGCGTCCAGGGTGGCCGTGGGATGGTCATCGGCCATGTCGAAGGGCGCATCGGTGCCGATGCAGACATGATCGGCGCCGACCAGATCGATAAGATAACGCAGCGCCTGCGGATCGAACACCAGGCTGTCGAAGTAAATGCGCTTCAACAAATCCTTGGGTGACGATCTGCTGGCGCCGTGCGTTTCGGCGCGCACCGCGTGGCCGTGCACCAGCCGGCCTATCTGGTAGGGCGCGAAGCCGCCGCCATGGGCCAGCACGATGCGCAGGTCCGGCAGTTCGTCCAGGCGGCCCGAGAACATCAGGTTGGCCAGCATGACGGTGGTGTCCAGCGGATTGCCGATCAGGTTCGTCAGGTAGTAGTTTTCCAGGCCGTTCTTGGCGCCGACGTAGTACGGGTGTGCGAATACGAACACGCCCAGTTCGGAAGCGCGTCGCAACAAGGGCCGGAAGCGCTCCTCGGCAAGCTGGGCGCCTTCGATGGAGGTGCCGATCTCCACCGCCTTGAAACCGTATTCCCGCACGACCCGCTCGAGTTCGGCCACCGCGGCATCGGGATGCTGCATCGGTACGGTGGCCATGGCGCGCAGCCGGTCGGGCTTGCGCGCCACCATATCGGCGACGCCGTCATTGACCAGGCTGGCGACGTGCAGCGCCAGATCGGCGTCCGCCCAGTAATAGAACATCGGCGGCGCGGGCGAGATCACGGAGATATCGATGCCCTTGCGGTCCATCGCCGCGAGCTTGGCCTCGACGACGCGGAATTCATCGAACAGGGGGTAGACGTAGCCCTGGTCATGGACCATCTTG
This genomic interval from Bordetella genomosp. 8 contains the following:
- a CDS encoding IclR family transcriptional regulator, with amino-acid sequence MAVATSTSQTVGRAIQLIRLVASSKSHNLRLIDIAEMASLDKSTAHRLLQRLVQERMLARDPGRRGYRLGPLLHELGLGALPETNVEEAAEPALRQLARTTGDMAFLSGRSGLEIVCLRRIAGNFEIQTLARNVGDRHPLGIGAAGLAILAAMNDNDADVAIGAIAPQLGRYCLTEAVLRDRIMQTRRRGYALDEGSAALDIVALGRVVRNRGGVPSAAVFVASISSRMTEMRQRMVDRHVLECVAAIEAALIR
- a CDS encoding amidohydrolase family protein, which codes for MQIDIHSHVIPDRIVAAIAADPARFQARIVGEGAARKMVHDQGYVYPLFDEFRVVEAKLAAMDRKGIDISVISPAPPMFYYWADADLALHVASLVNDGVADMVARKPDRLRAMATVPMQHPDAAVAELERVVREYGFKAVEIGTSIEGAQLAEERFRPLLRRASELGVFVFAHPYYVGAKNGLENYYLTNLIGNPLDTTVMLANLMFSGRLDELPDLRIVLAHGGGFAPYQIGRLVHGHAVRAETHGASRSSPKDLLKRIYFDSLVFDPQALRYLIDLVGADHVCIGTDAPFDMADDHPTATLDAVPRMTPLERQCVCCGTALKLLREA
- a CDS encoding ABC transporter permease, with the translated sequence MMAGSKRSAMAEGVDAGASARLFRRACGVLRRLCRGLLGLYPFALVIAAWFAMTEWGGARPMFLPSPMAVVRQFLALLSSQDVVQPVLLSLYRAFLGLLLAVAAGIALGVGMARIRWVRHVLDPLVAVAFPAPKIAFMPIFILWFGIDSLSKVLLVAFTCIFPMIIAAYEGAISVPPVMLWSAQAMGTTPRRVLWRIVLPAAVPAIFSGIRVTVPVALITAYTAEMVAGGGGLGAVLMYAQRFFETPTVFVCIVLMLLSGVVLDRLLVALRGRFIPWQDEHDG